The Oscarella lobularis chromosome 8, ooOscLobu1.1, whole genome shotgun sequence nucleotide sequence TATTAGCCCCAGCTCGACAAATATAGGATGATTTATATGCACATTTCCGGTCATATTTCGCTTTTTCATAGCTAAATCAAAAGAAGAGCGTCCTTTGAAAACCTTCTCAATATCTACACACAAGCTGATTGCTTTGGAACCAAATACATGGCGAACAATGAATAAGGAGGGATTTGACTTCTCATCCATATCCAATAGTGTGGCAGAGTCTTTAGATGAACGAATGACCTGACTGTTCAACACGCGTACAGTCGTCCTCGATCCAACGTGCTTCTCGtacgatttcgtcggcgcTAAGTTGATACGAAAAACTGCGTCGTGAGCGTCGATTTCCTCTCCAAAACTGAACTTCAACAGTGATGGAGCACTGCTAACGACGGCACACGTGCCAAATTGGGGCAGTTTGATTTCCTGGGGTAGAAAACGGAGAACATCATTCGAGCATTTTATTTTACGCAACGAGTCGGTGTCGAGTTGTGTAAGACTCATTGGAACCGTCTGCCAAGTGCGCTTCAAGCACGAAACAAGAGAATTTTGACGTAGGCCTGGTTTTAGACAGCGAGGATTTTCCTCGGAGCTCGCCCAGGATTTATAAAATAGTTTCGATTGATACACACCTGGATTTCGATGCTGCATTATAAATATACTACTGAGAATTATTCACGTACTCTTCGTAGTGGGGGACCGGATCTCCAGGGTGCCAGTGGGCTCATGAATAAGGCCAGCATAACGCTTGGGCAGAGGCTTCCCTAGACGCTGGTGGCGGTCGTCTGTCCAGTGAAGAATGCCTAAGCCGAtgagaaaaagcaaaacgatCCATTTTACGCCGAATATCTCTGAAAGCGATTTCATCTATCGAATTAggatacgaatgaatggcAACTCAAACGAGtaccatatatatatacaggcCTTACCATTGCCGTCTGAGTGAGCTGGCTTGCGTTTTACCCGGTGGTACAGTAGACGTCAACGCAAATGCGCGTGACAGTCACTTTAGTGGCTTTATAGCGCCTTATAGTTCTGATGCAATTACTGCGCGCGGAAGGAGTCTGGGTTTCAGAGGCTAGCATAAGGACGTGGTTTGGCGCTTcgcgcaaaaaattttggcCGCGCCCAATTTTTTGGAAAACCGCTGTCTACTAAAAGCACTTGCACCGACCTCTCGTCATAGCGCGCGGGAGGAGTCCGGAGGAGTCTGGGTTTCAGGCTAGTCCATATGCATACTTTCGTACGTAGCCCTTGGAATGTATGCAAGCGTCATCATGCAGGGCTGAGCGTCGTGTGGACGTAGAAATGCGAACAAAACTTCGTCACTACCGTAAATGTAAGGAGGAGACTATGATCGAGATAAAGCGGTAGCTGTTTCGATCAGAAGAGATCTTCTCCAATACTTTTCAAGTTCCCATCTTGAATAAAAACTTTCTCGTACTTGGTCGATTCAAGTCGcttttttaccttttgtCGTTCTGCTGTGATTGACGTGAAATCAATCAGccaatattaattaattaatcaccgTCTCTCAGGTGATCATTGTCGAAACGCCGAAAGGAAAGCCTATTTTAGCTAAAGTTCCAAACGTCTAAGCCGTGACGTAGAGCACGGTGAGCCTACTACACTAAAAGCCTCTGAAATCGCTGAACTTAGACTCGCCCCGCGCGCGTTAGACCTACTTCATAACGGCGCGTCGAGAGTCGATGCTGCAAgcggtcgccgccgccagtcGCTTACGATCCTGGAAAAACAGGGATTCCTGAGACGAATCGTTAACGGTTTGTTCCCTGGTTCCCTGAGCGACTGAAGTAGCGCACTCTAGAGTGTCCGCCCCGCCCACGAGCTCCCGCCCACCATAGATGGCCGCGGtgtgttttaattaattgattgattaaaaTACGTTTGAATTTTAGATGCATGTGCACATTTAGGGATAGAGATTCTGAATGATGGCGTTGTAGTTTTAAGTTTCGCTTCGTTGGATCGTTCCTTGTTCttgtctcttttctttttttgtttttctttatattGGGAATGGGCATAGTTGGGTTGAAGAGCGCGAGCCTTTCGTCTGGTCTGACTCCTTGTTATATAAGAAAATACCCGGAAGGCGTAGCAGTATGCGTACGTCTATTAATAGCCTATCTCTCAGTCTCCGTAACTGTTTCGATATACTCTCAAACGAAACCGGATGTCGAAGATTATCCAAATTCTTGCATTTCGTATTTTTTCCATTTGTAATAATCCTCGCCACTGTGCCGTATTTTctgatgcccgtatgtccgggtagggtaaacgactttttgaagaaaaccaagcaaaaaccgtttaccctacaCGGATATACGGGACACCGCATCGTTGGTGGACGCACTTGCCTATAAACTGCCATTATTAAACTGCCATTATTAAACTGCCATTATTATTAGCTGCCATTATTATTAGCTGAAGTCTAACGGACCTTGCAGGCTTGCTACAGTATGAACTATCACCTATCTAACTCCACAAACGCTCAACAGCATGCATGTCCTATTTAGTTTGCTCTCAGGAAATGTCAAAAACGCAAGATCCATTTCGCCGCTTTCCCAAATGTTCCATaagctctctctctcgtgaGAGCGGATGAAAACCTCGATACAGTGGAGCATCcttttttgagtttttctcAGTGATAGGAGTATAGTAGTGCTTCCTGGTAGTCCGAATGTCTGTGGCTACTTCATACAGTGTTACGTTCTTGCAGAGTTCCATAGCAACAAGTGCTGTAAAAGTTCCACTGGAAAAAGATATCCTAGTCCGCTTATTCAAGACAAGTCGACCGATTTCCATTAGCCCCAGCTCGACAAATATAGGATGATTTATATGCACATTTCCGGTCATATTTCGCTTTTTCATAGCTAAATCAAAAGAAGAGCGTCCTTTGAAAACCTTCTCAATAGCTACACACGAGTTAATTGCTTTGGAACCAAATAGATCGCGAACAATGAATAAGGAGGGATTTGACTTCTTATCAATATCCAATAGTGTGGCAGAGTATTTAGATGAACGGATGACATCATTGTTCAACACGCGTACTGTCGTCCTCGATCCGACGTGCTTCTCGtacgatttcgtcggcgcTAAGTTGATACGAAAAACTGCGTCGTGAGCGTCGATTTCCTCTCCAAAACTGAACTTCAACAGTGATGGAGCACTGCTAACGACGGCACACGTGCCAAATTGGGGCAGTTTGATTTCCTGGGGTAGAAAACGGAGAACATCATTCGAGCATTTTATTTTACGCAATGAGTCGGTGTCGAGTTGTGTAAGACTCATTGGAACCGTCTGCCAAGTGCGCTTCAAGCACGAAACAAGAGAATTTTGACGTAGGCCTGGTTTTAGACAGCGAGGATTTTCCTCGGAGCTCGCCCAGAATTTATAAAATAGATGTTTCGATTGATACACACCTGGATTTCGACGTTGCATTGTAAATATACTACTGAATTATTCACGTACTCTTTGTAGTGGGAGGCCGGCGGATCTCGGGGGTGGGCTCATGAACAAGGTCATGAACAAGGCCAATACAAGGCTTGGGCAGAGGCTTCCCTAGACCTCGGAGGAGGTGGTCTGTCCAGTGAAGAATGCCTAAGCTGATGAGAAAAAGCAAAGCGATCCATTTCACGCCGGATATCTCTGAAAGTGATTTCATCTATCGAATTCGGACACGAATGAATGGCAAACGAGTACCATATATACAGGCCTTACTTACCATTGCCGTCTGAGTGAGCTGGCTTGCGTTTACCCGGTGGTACAGTGACGCGACTAGATGTCATCAAACGCAAATGCTATGCATAGCTCGTGACAGTCACGCATTGCGCGTGACAGTCACGTATTAGCATTAGTACCGCGATTTAGTGGCTTAGCGCCTTATGCAATGACGAGAGGTCGGTGCAAGTGTTTTTAGTAGACCGCggtttcaaaaaaattgggCGCGgccaaaattttttgcgcgAAGCGCCAAACCACGTCCTTATGCATACTTTCGTACGTAGCCCTTGGAATGTATGCAAGCGTCATCATGCAGGGCTGAGCGTCGCGTGGACGtagaaattcgaaaaaaaaacttcGTCACTGCTGTAAGGAGGAGACTATGATCGAGATAAAGCGGTAGCTGTTTCGATCAGAAGAGATAACATATCTTCTCCAAGACTTTTCAAGTTCCCATCTTGAATAAAAACTTTCTCGTACTTGGTCGATTCAAGTCGCTTTTTTATCTTTTGTCGTTCTGCTGTGATTGACGTGAAATCAATCAGccaatattaattaattaatcaccgTCTCTCAGGTGATCATTGTCGAAACGCCGAAAGGAAAGCCTATTTTAGCTAAAGTTCCAAACGTCTAAGCCGTGACGTAGAGCACGGTGAGCCTACTACACTAAAAGCCTCTGAAATCGTTGAACTTAGACTCGCCCCGCGCGCGTTAGACCTACTTCATAACGGCGCGTCGAGAGTCGATGCTGCAAgcggtcgccgccgccagtcGTTTACGATCCTGCTCGATGGAAAAACAGGGATTCCTGAGACGAATCGTTAACGGTTCGTTCCCTGGTTCCCTGAGCGACTGAAGTAGCGCACTCTAGAGTGTCCGCCCCGCCCACGAGCTCCCGCCCACCATAGATGGCCGCGGtgtgttttaattaattgattaaaataCGTTTGAATTTTAGATGCATGTGCACATTTAGGGATAGAGATTCTGAATGATGGCGTTGTAGTTTTAAGTTTCGCTTCGTTGGATTTGGGCGTAGTGGCTAGGTTGTGAGCACAGAAAGTTACGTATAAAGAGATCCTGTCACACTGACTTTAGCTAGTTTTGTAGATTAAAGGATTGCTTATGAACTCGTTCCTTGTTCTtgtctattttcttttttttgtttttctttatattGGGAATGGGAGTCCATGCATAGTTAGGTTGAAGAGCGCGAGCCTTTCGTCTGGTCTGACTCCTTGTTATATAAGAAAATACCCGGAAGGCGTAGCAGTATGCGTACGTCTATTAATAGCCTATCTCTCAGTCTCCGTAACTGTTTCGATATACTCTCAAACGAAACCGGATGTCGAATATTCTCCAAATTTTTGCATTTCGTATTTTTTCCATTTGTAATAATCCTCGCCACTGTGCCGTATTTTCTGATGCCAatatgtccgggtagggtaaacgaCTTTTCGAGGAAAACCAAGcaaaaaccgtttaccctacaCGGATATACGGGACACCGCATCGTTGGTGGACGCACTTGCCTATAAACTGCCATTATTATTAGCTGCCATTATTATTAGCTAAAGTCTAACGGACCTTGCAGGCTTGCTACAGTATGAACTATCACCTATCTAACTCCACAAACGCTCAACAGCATGCATGTCCTATTTAGTTTGCTCTCAGGAAATGTCAAAAACGCAGGATCCATTTCGCCGCTTTCCCAAATGTTCCATaagctctctctctcgtgaGAGTGGATGAAAACCTCGATACAGTGGAGCATCcttttttgagtttttctcAGTGATAGGAGTATAGTAGTGCTTCCTGGTAGTCCGAATGTCTGTGGCTACTTCATACAGTGTTACGTTCTTGCAGAGTTCCATAGCAACAAGTGCTGTAAAAGTTCCACTGGAAAAAGATATCCTAGTCCGCTTATTCAAGACGAGTCGACCGATTTCCATTAGCCCCAGCTCGACAAATATAGGATGATTTATATGCACATTTCCGGTCATATTTCGCTTTTTCATAGCTAAATCAAAAGAAGAGCGTCCTTTGAAAACCTTCTCAATAGCTACACACGAGTTAATTGCTTTGGAACCAAATAGATCGCGAACAATGAATAAGGAGGGATTTGACTTCTTATCCATATCCAATAGTGTGGCAGAGTATTTAGATGAACGAATGACATCATTGTTCAACACGCGTACTGTCGTCCTCGATCCGACGTGCTTCTCGtacgatttcgtcggcgcTAAGTTGATACGAAAAACTGCGTCGTGAGCGTCGATTTCCTCTCCAAAACTGAACTTCAACAGTGATGGAGCACTGCTAACGACGGCACACGTGCCAAATTGGGGCAGTTTGATTTCCTGGGGTAGAAAACGGAGAACATCATTCGAGCATTTTATTTTACGCATGGAGTCGGCGTCGAGTTGTGTAAGACTCATTGGAACCGTCTGCCAGGTGCGCTTCAAGCACGAAACAAGAGAATTTTGACGTAGGCCTGGTTTTAGACAGCGAGGATTTTCCTCGGAGCTCGCCCAGGATTTATAAAATAGATGTTTCGATTGATACACACCTGGATTTCGATGCTGCATTATAAATATACTACTGAGAATTATTCACGTACTCTTCGTAGTGGGGGACCGGATCTCCGGGGTGCCAGTGCGCTCATGAACAAGGCCAGCATAACGCTTGGGCAGAGGCTTCATTAGACGCTGGTGGCGGTCGTCTGTCCAGTGAAGAATGCCTAAGCCGAtgagaaaaagcaaaacgatCCATTTTGCGCCGAATATCTCTGAAAGCGATTTCATCTATCGAATTAggatacgaatgaatggcAACTCAAACGAGTACCATATATACCATTGCCGTCTGAGTGAGCTGGCTTGCGTTTTACCAgcggacgacgtcatcaaacaCATTGCGCGTGACAGTCACGTGCATTAGTACCGCCTTAGGATATCCAAAAAGTGGGCGCGgccaaaattttttgcgcgAAGCGCCAAACCACGTCCTTGGCTCTGAGCGTCGTGCGACGCAAAaccgttaattaattaattaaacgtacCGGTATACGTAGAAACGCGAACAAAACTTGCGTCAGTACAG carries:
- the LOC136189753 gene encoding beta-galactoside alpha-2,6-sialyltransferase 2-like, with protein sequence MMKSLSEIFGAKWIVLLFLIGLGILHWTDDRHQRLMKPLPKRYAGLVHERTGTPEIRSPTTKSVYQSKHLFYKSWASSEENPRCLKPGLRQNSLVSCLKRTWQTVPMSLTQLDADSMRKIKCSNDVLRFLPQEIKLPQFGTCAVVSSAPSLLKFSFGEEIDAHDAVFRINLAPTKSYEKHVGSRTTVRVLNNDVIRSSKYSATLLDMDKKSNPSLFIVRDLFGSKAINSCVAIEKVFKGRSSFDLAMKKRNMTGNVHINHPIFVELGLMEIGRLVLNKRTRISFSSGTFTALVAMELCKNVTLYEVATDIRTTRKHYYTPITEKNSKKDAPLYRGFHPLSRERELMEHLGKRRNGSCVFDIS
- the LOC136189754 gene encoding beta-galactoside alpha-2,6-sialyltransferase 2-like; translated protein: MMKSLSEISGVKWIALLFLISLGILHWTDHLLRGLGKPLPKPCIGLVHDLVHEPTPEIRRPPTTKSVYQSKHLFYKFWASSEENPRCLKPGLRQNSLVSCLKRTWQTVPMSLTQLDTDSLRKIKCSNDVLRFLPQEIKLPQFGTCAVVSSAPSLLKFSFGEEIDAHDAVFRINLAPTKSYEKHVGSRTTVRVLNNDVIRSSKYSATLLDIDKKSNPSLFIVRDLFGSKAINSCVAIEKVFKGRSSFDLAMKKRNMTGNVHINHPIFVELGLMEIGRLVLNKRTRISFSSGTFTALVAMELCKNVTLYEVATDIRTTRKHYYTPITEKNSKKDAPLYRGFHPLSRERELMEHLGKRRNGSCVFDIS
- the LOC136189769 gene encoding beta-galactoside alpha-2,6-sialyltransferase 2-like is translated as MMKSLSEIFGVKWIVLLFLIGLGILHWTDDRHQRLGKPLPKRYAGLIHEPTGTLEIRSPTTKSVYQSKLFYKSWASSEENPRCLKPGLRQNSLVSCLKRTWQTVPMSLTQLDTDSLRKIKCSNDVLRFLPQEIKLPQFGTCAVVSSAPSLLKFSFGEEIDAHDAVFRINLAPTKSYEKHVGSRTTVRVLNSQVIRSSKDSATLLDMDEKSNPSLFIVRHVFGSKAISLCVDIEKVFKGRSSFDLAMKKRNMTGNVHINHPIFVELGLIEIGRLVLNKRTKISFSSGTFTALVAMELCKNVTLYEVATDIRTTRKHYYTPITEKNAKRDAPLYRGWHPLSRERELMEHLGKRRNGSCVFDIS